In Xanthomonas sacchari, a genomic segment contains:
- a CDS encoding OPT family oligopeptide transporter, translating to MNNAAAPRQLTFRAVVLAIVLAVVLSAANAYLGLFAGLTIATAIPAAVVSMGVLRLLGGGTILENNIVQTGASAGSSIAAGVIFTIPALVIMGYWPDFKYWWVLGIAGMGGLLGVLFSVPLRRSMIVEDPLPFPEGKAAAEVLKAGENPGPGLKILGLSAAIGGLVKLGAASGLKVIPDTWAQAAYIGSSKMVGYVGTNLSPALLGVGYIVGLNVGIVVLSGSILSWHLAIPLYQQFFMGSDPALAQSLANAPAAEAAFGIWAAKVRYLGVGAMLIGGVWTLFSLRKSLLSGVKSGFAAARKSTGGGVVADTDRDLPMKWMLVALLLCTLPLLGLYQAIVGQWHVSVPMTLIMIVAGFLFVSVSGYLAGLIGSSNNPVSGITISTILFASAVLVLLLGRDSPIGAVAAIMIGAVVCCAAAVGGDNLQDLKAGYLVGATPWKQQLMLAIGAFSCALIMAPVLNLLAQAYGIGAATPQHPNALAAPQATLMASVAKGLFGGELPWSMIAIGAGVGAAIIALDEWLKKTGKRFRVPVLAAAIGIYLPLELMVPIFLGGLLTHLVERFHKIRADDEEGRDRVHRPGTLFAAGLITGEALMGIAIAVPIVASGRADVLALPEAFHLNQWYGLALLAFVGWLLYRTGRKGDAAAAPRA from the coding sequence ATGAACAACGCTGCCGCGCCGCGCCAGCTCACGTTCCGTGCCGTGGTGCTGGCGATCGTGCTGGCCGTGGTGCTGTCCGCCGCCAATGCCTACCTCGGTCTGTTCGCCGGCCTGACCATCGCCACCGCGATTCCGGCGGCGGTGGTGTCGATGGGCGTGCTGCGCCTGCTCGGCGGCGGCACCATCCTCGAGAACAACATCGTGCAGACCGGCGCCTCGGCCGGTTCGTCGATCGCTGCCGGCGTCATCTTCACCATCCCGGCGCTGGTGATCATGGGCTACTGGCCGGACTTCAAGTACTGGTGGGTGCTCGGCATCGCCGGCATGGGCGGCCTGCTCGGCGTGCTGTTCTCGGTGCCGCTGCGGCGCTCGATGATCGTCGAGGATCCGCTGCCGTTCCCGGAGGGCAAGGCCGCCGCGGAAGTGCTCAAGGCCGGCGAGAATCCCGGGCCGGGGCTGAAGATCCTCGGCCTGTCGGCGGCGATCGGCGGGCTGGTCAAGCTCGGTGCGGCCAGCGGCCTGAAGGTGATCCCCGATACCTGGGCGCAGGCCGCGTACATCGGCAGCAGCAAGATGGTCGGCTACGTCGGCACCAACCTGTCGCCGGCGCTGCTGGGCGTGGGCTACATCGTCGGCCTGAACGTCGGCATCGTGGTGCTGTCCGGCTCGATCCTGTCCTGGCACCTCGCGATCCCGCTGTACCAGCAGTTCTTCATGGGCTCGGATCCGGCGCTGGCGCAGAGCCTGGCCAACGCGCCGGCGGCCGAGGCCGCGTTCGGCATCTGGGCGGCCAAGGTGCGCTACCTCGGCGTGGGCGCGATGCTGATCGGCGGCGTGTGGACGCTGTTCTCGCTGCGCAAGTCGCTGCTGTCGGGCGTCAAGAGCGGGTTCGCCGCCGCGCGCAAGAGCACCGGCGGCGGCGTGGTGGCCGATACCGATCGCGACCTGCCGATGAAGTGGATGCTGGTGGCGCTGCTGCTGTGCACGCTGCCGCTGCTGGGCCTGTACCAGGCCATCGTCGGCCAGTGGCACGTCAGCGTGCCGATGACCCTCATCATGATCGTCGCCGGCTTCCTGTTCGTGTCGGTGTCCGGCTACCTGGCCGGCCTGATCGGCTCGTCGAACAACCCGGTCTCCGGCATCACCATCTCCACCATCCTGTTCGCCTCGGCGGTGCTGGTGCTGCTGCTCGGGCGCGATTCGCCGATCGGCGCGGTCGCCGCGATCATGATCGGCGCGGTGGTGTGCTGCGCCGCCGCGGTGGGCGGCGACAACCTGCAGGACCTGAAGGCCGGTTACCTGGTCGGCGCCACGCCGTGGAAGCAGCAGCTGATGCTGGCGATCGGTGCGTTCTCGTGCGCGCTGATCATGGCGCCGGTGTTGAACCTGCTCGCCCAGGCCTACGGCATCGGCGCGGCCACGCCGCAGCATCCCAATGCGCTGGCGGCGCCGCAGGCCACGCTGATGGCGTCGGTGGCCAAGGGCCTGTTCGGCGGCGAGCTGCCGTGGAGCATGATCGCCATCGGCGCCGGCGTCGGCGCGGCGATCATCGCCCTGGACGAGTGGCTGAAGAAGACCGGCAAGCGCTTCCGCGTGCCGGTGCTGGCCGCGGCGATCGGCATCTACCTGCCGCTGGAGCTGATGGTGCCGATCTTCCTCGGCGGCCTGCTGACCCATCTGGTCGAGCGCTTCCACAAGATCCGCGCCGACGACGAAGAGGGCCGCGACCGCGTGCACCGTCCGGGCACGCTGTTCGCCGCGGGCCTGATCACCGGCGAGGCGCTGATGGGCATCGCCATCGCGGTGCCGATCGTGGCGTCCGGCCGCGCCGACGTGCTGGCATTGCCGGAGGCGTTCCACCTCAACCAGTGGTACGGCCTGGCCCTGCTGGCCTTCGTCGGCTGGCTGCTGTACCGCACCGGCCGCAAGGGCGACGCCGCGGCCGCACCGCGCGCGTAA
- a CDS encoding peptide MFS transporter, protein MSVSSLPLRDARDDFLGHPKGVYVCFFTEMWERFSFYGMKALLLLYLTKYHLFGDDAGLDLLGAYGGLVYCVPVLGGLLADRWLGMRKAVVFGGLLLVLGHIGMAFEGHAATRINGEVVRDTASLGVTYLSLALIIMGVGFLKPNISTIVGKLYPADDPRRDAGFSLFYAGINLGALFASLVCGFLGEAYGWRYGFGAAGIGMLLGLGMFLWGQKYLHGHAEPAQPALLRERVLGVPREWAIYGSAVLGVLPVAALMWAAANGAFSLGGEISLALLLMLLVLGAVLLWFAWFTGTQCTPMQRQQMIALMVLIAMALVYFTLYEQTYGSWVTFTDRLMTKDIVPSLVIRGGTPLPWSIASLLLAPLGFVLAASLSDRRPGSSAPRRLFVAVSALMLLFLVRDCLVLPQTAGSLTYLGALFLVLLAPLFAALWAWLARRGREPSKPAKSALGLLLAGLSFVPLALAAQQVGATGQMASVWWLVLAYFVLEAGEMCLSPVGLSAVTQLAVPRVVSLMMGTWFLATAFSEALAALFGKLAAIEVPDGQTLDIADAAAKYAHLFWLLLWIGVGCGVLAFLAAPLLRRMMHGVR, encoded by the coding sequence GTGTCCGTGTCCTCCCTGCCGCTGCGCGACGCGCGCGACGATTTCCTCGGCCATCCCAAGGGCGTCTACGTCTGCTTCTTCACCGAGATGTGGGAGCGCTTCTCCTTCTACGGCATGAAGGCGCTGCTGTTGCTCTACCTGACCAAGTACCACCTGTTCGGCGACGACGCCGGGCTCGACCTGCTCGGCGCCTACGGCGGCCTGGTGTACTGCGTGCCGGTGCTCGGCGGGCTGCTCGCCGACCGCTGGCTGGGCATGCGCAAGGCGGTGGTGTTCGGCGGCCTGCTGCTGGTGCTCGGCCACATCGGCATGGCCTTCGAGGGCCACGCCGCCACCCGGATCAACGGCGAGGTGGTCCGCGACACCGCGTCCCTGGGCGTGACCTACCTGTCGCTGGCGCTGATCATCATGGGCGTGGGCTTCCTCAAGCCCAACATCTCCACCATCGTCGGCAAGCTGTACCCCGCCGACGACCCGCGCCGCGACGCCGGCTTCTCGCTGTTCTACGCCGGCATCAACCTCGGCGCGCTGTTCGCCTCGCTGGTCTGCGGCTTCCTCGGCGAAGCCTACGGCTGGCGCTACGGCTTCGGCGCCGCCGGCATCGGCATGCTGCTCGGCCTGGGCATGTTCCTGTGGGGCCAGAAATACCTGCACGGCCACGCCGAGCCTGCGCAACCCGCGCTGCTGCGCGAGCGCGTGCTCGGCGTACCGCGCGAATGGGCGATCTACGGGAGCGCGGTGCTGGGCGTGCTGCCGGTGGCCGCCTTGATGTGGGCTGCGGCCAACGGCGCCTTCAGCCTGGGCGGGGAAATCTCCCTGGCCCTGCTGCTGATGCTGCTGGTGCTGGGCGCGGTGCTGCTGTGGTTCGCCTGGTTCACCGGCACCCAGTGCACCCCGATGCAGCGCCAGCAGATGATCGCGCTGATGGTGCTGATCGCGATGGCGCTGGTGTACTTCACCCTGTACGAGCAGACCTACGGCTCGTGGGTCACCTTCACCGACCGGCTGATGACCAAGGACATCGTGCCGTCGCTGGTGATCCGGGGCGGCACGCCCCTGCCCTGGTCGATCGCCTCGCTGCTGCTGGCACCACTGGGCTTCGTGCTGGCGGCCTCGCTGTCCGACCGCCGCCCCGGCTCGTCGGCACCGCGGCGGCTGTTCGTCGCGGTCAGCGCGCTGATGCTGCTGTTCCTGGTCCGCGACTGCCTGGTGCTGCCGCAGACCGCCGGCTCGCTGACCTACCTGGGCGCGCTGTTCCTGGTCCTGCTGGCGCCGTTGTTCGCCGCGCTGTGGGCGTGGCTGGCGCGGCGCGGACGCGAGCCGTCCAAGCCCGCCAAGTCGGCGCTGGGGCTGCTGCTGGCCGGGCTGTCCTTCGTGCCGCTGGCGCTGGCCGCGCAACAGGTCGGCGCCACCGGACAGATGGCCAGCGTGTGGTGGCTGGTGCTGGCCTACTTCGTGCTGGAGGCCGGCGAGATGTGCCTGTCGCCGGTCGGCCTGTCGGCGGTGACCCAGCTCGCGGTGCCGCGCGTGGTCAGCCTGATGATGGGCACTTGGTTCCTGGCCACCGCGTTCTCCGAGGCGCTGGCGGCGCTGTTCGGCAAGCTCGCCGCGATCGAGGTGCCGGACGGCCAGACCCTCGACATCGCCGACGCCGCGGCCAAGTACGCGCACCTGTTCTGGCTGCTGCTGTGGATCGGCGTGGGGTGCGGCGTCCTTGCCTTCCTTGCCGCGCCATTGCTGCGGCGGATGATGCACGGGGTGCGCTGA
- a CDS encoding asparagine synthase-related protein, protein MIKANIAFPDLEHPPVWQDNTLCLGKSQIAPYRHSAVETVVVRTQGQWFATVRERCRDVAWENTETGALVDADRFNQLYKEALLWPLDYLMIEVAQAGCRLKLRAGLLGSAPVYCRVTDDAVEISYDLADFFSRPTTIDLEMTSRRLALSADYSARQLCSGVVMLTERAALYAEPGKTRYVYPSPAETLSPSEEALIDYGVERFEQLLHRAISIRPASKQVAAELSGGMDSATVACALTRSHDNFLSLGILLDEGHSQTQAERRRMLVERLGLRDTRIPIDSFPPTLDLQPSADRPNYPLAEFYLEAFENLWDSAQSQGSEWLFTGIGGDQLFPTYRDEDHPTASPGDRVVAEAKRRANLLLTPRALNASRSISGFDAPAGLLSASVLASNACQAPHLLRRGLWPVNPLSDPHLVSFCRLLPLQSRKDRETMWRYLRANVGDVFPRNYCKETFAHVLPGLIAHQAKTITLQLSECALADLGLVNRDAALQLLDELVATRARPLTAPLISFLWLERFVRQFA, encoded by the coding sequence ATGATCAAGGCCAATATCGCTTTTCCCGACCTCGAGCATCCCCCGGTGTGGCAGGACAATACCCTGTGTCTCGGCAAAAGCCAGATCGCGCCCTACCGTCACTCCGCTGTGGAAACCGTCGTGGTTCGCACGCAGGGACAATGGTTCGCGACGGTACGCGAGCGTTGCAGGGATGTCGCATGGGAAAACACCGAGACGGGCGCGTTGGTCGACGCCGATCGATTCAATCAACTTTACAAAGAAGCCCTTCTATGGCCGCTTGATTATCTCATGATCGAAGTGGCCCAGGCCGGATGCCGACTGAAGTTGCGCGCCGGCCTTCTCGGATCGGCGCCGGTCTATTGCCGGGTCACCGATGACGCAGTGGAAATCTCCTACGATCTGGCCGACTTTTTTTCCCGGCCCACCACCATCGACCTGGAGATGACCAGCCGGCGTCTCGCACTCAGCGCAGACTACTCCGCCAGGCAATTGTGCTCGGGCGTTGTGATGCTGACAGAACGCGCCGCGCTTTACGCGGAGCCGGGCAAGACGCGTTACGTCTATCCTTCGCCTGCTGAAACCCTATCGCCTTCCGAAGAAGCACTGATCGACTACGGCGTAGAGCGATTCGAGCAACTGTTGCATCGTGCGATTTCGATTCGACCCGCATCGAAGCAGGTGGCCGCGGAGTTGAGTGGAGGCATGGACTCGGCGACCGTTGCCTGCGCCCTGACTCGATCGCATGACAACTTCCTGAGCTTGGGAATCTTGCTCGACGAGGGACACAGTCAAACCCAGGCCGAACGCCGCCGCATGCTTGTTGAAAGGCTGGGCCTTCGCGACACGCGCATCCCTATCGATTCATTTCCGCCAACGCTCGATCTGCAACCCAGTGCGGATCGACCGAACTATCCCCTTGCCGAGTTCTATCTCGAAGCGTTCGAAAATCTATGGGACAGCGCTCAATCACAGGGCAGCGAATGGCTTTTCACCGGGATTGGCGGAGACCAGCTGTTCCCAACATACCGTGACGAGGACCATCCCACTGCCAGTCCTGGCGACAGGGTGGTCGCAGAAGCCAAGCGTCGCGCGAACCTGTTGTTGACGCCCCGAGCGCTCAATGCATCACGTTCGATCAGCGGATTTGATGCTCCCGCCGGCCTGTTGTCTGCATCCGTATTGGCGTCGAACGCGTGCCAGGCTCCCCATCTGCTTCGGCGAGGCCTTTGGCCGGTCAATCCGTTGAGCGATCCACACTTGGTTTCTTTTTGTCGGCTCCTGCCTCTGCAGAGCCGTAAAGATCGAGAAACGATGTGGCGGTACTTGCGCGCCAACGTAGGCGACGTATTTCCACGAAACTATTGCAAGGAAACGTTCGCCCATGTGCTTCCTGGACTGATCGCACATCAGGCAAAGACGATCACCCTGCAACTGAGCGAGTGCGCCCTTGCCGACTTGGGCCTGGTCAACCGAGACGCTGCCCTTCAGTTGCTGGACGAGTTGGTGGCGACGCGCGCACGCCCGCTGACGGCGCCGCTGATCTCGTTCCTTTGGCTGGAGCGCTTCGTTCGACAGTTTGCCTGA